The Corallococcus exiguus genome includes a window with the following:
- a CDS encoding chemotaxis protein CheA has translation MTMDMSRYLGLFISEATEHLEALGRDLVELEREATASTVDSMFRHAHSVKGMASSMGFEPIAMLAHRVEDLVDAVRQDRKLLDRDLVDLLLSATDTLTAQVRAVSSNREPEQAEGLLNQLSTRVQSLTGHAPAATRVAQVTALKPATPSGGDDGEGSGGGEGPSGASGSGTPGGSAGPASGSGTPGSAAGASGASGAEASGSGTSASSGAGPSTPGTSGSGTSGGDAASGTASPGVSSAAPPSALAVMPPATLMPPRDLSGPEALYGVPAARSLAVLPENDLSTSVVALASGLKAAASGVDGKAGAPRWSVRLRISPTCQVPGVRAFLVHKRLSSLGTLVDLRPPLEELKAGRIPDGYIQVDVETGVGDAGIQAALRNVAEVEVVSVAPAVPEPPVLPVAAPASDPARATADAGSRTVRVRTELLDYFLDTVGELMLATARLREVGKVLPENTRPALEEGVYRLHTLVKDLHDKVMSARMTPLSLITDRLPRAARDLARRKEREVELVITGAEIELDRAILDELADPLLHLLRNCIDHGLESPEERAAAKKSARGRVTVTVRRARDRVIIDIEDDGRGMDPAKLKASALKRGLITEDAAHRMADRDAFLLSCLPGVSTAKDITDISGRGVGMDAVKRVVESVGGTLEIDSERGRGTTFTLRLPLTVAVVHLLLVEVGEEVFGLPIAKVVGATEADPQSLSKSRETALLPHGNGLLPVHALESLLGVPASPMPGYRPFVVMEGDAGTGKVALAVDRLLGQEEVVLKPLSRPLDLLPGLSGVTILGSGRPVFILDVPRLLTA, from the coding sequence ATGACGATGGACATGTCCCGGTATCTGGGCCTCTTCATCTCGGAGGCCACCGAGCACCTGGAGGCGCTCGGACGGGACCTCGTGGAGCTGGAACGCGAGGCCACCGCCAGCACCGTGGACTCGATGTTCCGGCACGCCCACTCGGTGAAGGGCATGGCGTCGTCCATGGGCTTCGAGCCCATCGCGATGCTGGCGCACCGGGTGGAGGACCTGGTGGACGCGGTGCGGCAGGACCGCAAGCTCCTGGACCGGGACCTGGTGGACCTGCTGCTGAGCGCCACGGACACGCTGACGGCCCAGGTGCGCGCCGTCTCGTCCAACCGCGAACCGGAGCAGGCCGAGGGCTTGCTCAATCAGTTGAGCACCCGCGTGCAGTCGCTCACCGGCCACGCCCCCGCCGCGACCCGCGTGGCCCAGGTCACCGCCCTCAAGCCCGCGACCCCGTCCGGAGGAGATGACGGGGAGGGCTCGGGAGGGGGCGAGGGCCCTTCGGGTGCCTCGGGTTCGGGGACGCCGGGTGGCTCCGCCGGGCCCGCGTCGGGTTCGGGGACGCCGGGCAGCGCGGCCGGTGCCTCGGGAGCCTCTGGCGCCGAGGCTTCGGGCTCGGGAACCTCCGCGTCGAGCGGGGCCGGGCCTTCGACTCCGGGAACCTCCGGTTCGGGAACGTCCGGCGGTGACGCGGCCTCTGGGACAGCCAGTCCGGGCGTTTCCAGCGCGGCGCCGCCCTCCGCCCTGGCGGTGATGCCGCCGGCCACGCTCATGCCGCCTCGCGACCTGAGCGGTCCGGAGGCCCTCTACGGTGTCCCGGCCGCGCGGTCCCTGGCGGTGTTGCCGGAGAACGACCTTTCCACCTCCGTGGTGGCGCTGGCCTCGGGGCTCAAGGCCGCCGCCAGCGGCGTGGACGGCAAGGCCGGCGCGCCCCGCTGGTCGGTGCGCCTGCGCATCTCCCCCACCTGTCAGGTGCCCGGCGTGCGCGCGTTCCTCGTGCACAAGCGGCTGTCCTCCCTGGGCACGCTGGTGGACCTGCGCCCCCCTCTGGAGGAGCTCAAGGCCGGCCGCATCCCGGACGGCTACATCCAGGTGGACGTGGAGACCGGCGTGGGCGACGCCGGCATCCAGGCGGCCCTGCGCAACGTGGCGGAGGTGGAGGTCGTCTCCGTCGCCCCGGCCGTCCCGGAGCCGCCCGTGCTCCCCGTGGCCGCGCCCGCGTCGGACCCGGCGCGCGCCACCGCCGACGCGGGCTCCCGCACGGTGCGCGTGCGCACGGAGCTGCTCGACTACTTCCTCGACACGGTGGGTGAGCTGATGCTCGCCACCGCGCGCCTGCGCGAAGTGGGCAAGGTGCTGCCGGAGAACACGCGCCCCGCGCTGGAGGAGGGCGTCTACCGGCTGCACACGCTGGTGAAGGACCTGCACGACAAGGTCATGAGCGCGCGCATGACGCCGCTGTCGCTCATCACCGACCGGCTGCCCCGCGCCGCGCGCGACCTGGCCCGCCGCAAGGAGCGCGAGGTGGAGCTGGTCATCACCGGCGCCGAAATCGAGCTCGACCGCGCCATCCTCGACGAGCTGGCCGACCCGCTGCTGCACCTCTTGCGCAACTGCATCGACCACGGCCTGGAGTCCCCGGAGGAGCGGGCGGCCGCGAAGAAGTCCGCGCGGGGCCGCGTCACCGTCACCGTGCGCCGTGCGCGCGACCGCGTCATCATCGACATCGAGGACGACGGCCGGGGCATGGACCCCGCGAAGCTCAAGGCCTCCGCGCTCAAGCGCGGGCTCATCACCGAGGACGCCGCCCATCGCATGGCGGACCGCGACGCGTTCCTCCTGTCGTGCCTGCCGGGTGTCTCCACCGCCAAGGACATCACCGACATCTCCGGCCGCGGCGTGGGCATGGACGCGGTGAAGCGCGTGGTGGAGAGCGTGGGCGGCACGCTCGAAATCGACAGCGAGCGCGGCCGGGGCACGACCTTCACGCTGCGCCTGCCGCTCACCGTCGCCGTGGTGCACCTGCTCCTCGTCGAAGTGGGCGAGGAGGTGTTCGGCCTGCCCATCGCCAAGGTGGTGGGCGCCACGGAGGCGGATCCCCAGTCCCTGAGCAAGAGCCGAGAGACGGCGCTCCTGCCGCACGGCAATGGTCTGCTGCCGGTGCACGCGCTGGAGTCGCTCCTGGGCGTGCCTGCGTCCCCCATGCCCGGCTACCGGCCCTTCGTGGTGATGGAGGGCGACGCTGGCACCGGCAAGGTGGCGCTGGCGGTGGATCGCCTCCTGGGGCAGGAGGAAGTCGTGCTCAAACCCTTGTCCCGTCCCCTGGACTTGCTGCCGGGACTGTCCGGCGTGACCATCCTGGGCAGCGGTCGTCCCGTGTTCATCCTGGACGTCCCGAGGTTACTGACCGCGTGA
- the larB gene encoding nickel pincer cofactor biosynthesis protein LarB: MDEKALRALLGQVKTGKVTLDDAVGKLKDLPYAELGYATVDTHRNLRFGFPEVVLGEPKTVEQLLGIVGALVERKQTVLVTRLQPDKAEALVARFPKGQYHPVARIFHLPQRKVKAGRVAIVTGGTSDIPVAEEAALTAEAMGADVRRVYDVGVAGIHRLLRRREEIQECHVAVAVAGMEGALASALGGLVGIPVVAVPTSVGYGANLGGISALLSMVNSCASNVATMNIDNGFGGGFYAALISRTKGRS, encoded by the coding sequence ATGGACGAGAAGGCGCTCAGGGCCCTGCTGGGCCAGGTGAAGACGGGCAAGGTCACCCTGGACGACGCGGTGGGCAAGCTGAAGGACCTGCCATACGCGGAGCTGGGCTACGCGACGGTGGACACGCACCGCAACCTGCGGTTCGGCTTCCCGGAGGTGGTGCTGGGCGAGCCCAAGACGGTGGAGCAGCTGCTGGGCATCGTCGGCGCGCTGGTGGAGCGCAAGCAGACGGTGCTGGTGACGCGGCTGCAGCCGGACAAGGCGGAGGCCCTGGTGGCCCGCTTCCCCAAGGGCCAGTACCACCCGGTGGCGCGCATCTTCCACCTGCCCCAGCGCAAGGTGAAGGCGGGCCGCGTCGCCATCGTGACGGGCGGCACCAGCGACATCCCCGTGGCGGAGGAGGCCGCGCTCACGGCGGAGGCCATGGGCGCGGACGTGCGGCGCGTCTACGACGTGGGCGTGGCGGGCATCCACCGGCTCCTGCGCCGGCGTGAGGAGATTCAAGAGTGCCACGTCGCCGTGGCGGTGGCGGGCATGGAGGGGGCGCTGGCGAGCGCGCTGGGTGGACTCGTGGGCATCCCGGTGGTGGCGGTGCCCACGTCGGTGGGCTACGGCGCGAACCTCGGGGGCATCTCCGCGCTGCTCTCGATGGTGAACTCGTGCGCCTCCAACGTGGCCACGATGAACATCGACAACGGGTTTGGCGGCGGCTTCTACGCGGCGCTCATCTCCCGCACCAAGGGACGGAGCTGA
- a CDS encoding DUF6311 domain-containing protein, translating to MSESAPSLSPPPAASTSHRALVVARALAVLGGLGWFLWLGGGPVLPPTRIDWMMREDWAAHIFGWLFFRNADWTLPLGAAPNHFYPYGSSVALTDGNPWLALLFKPLSPLLPVDFQYTGPWLALCYALMGYFGARLVETVSPRPVPMVLGGTLLALSPVMAARFGHPTLCAHWLLLALLWLNLRDIPDARTATRSLGLAALFNAIASGTHPYWVGMLMPLTLSLGVRLAWSRKLGPARVAALCAGIAALDVGLFALFGYFGGGGLGAEGFGEFSADLATLVNPMGWGRLLPDLPAAPRQGEGFGYLGAGALLLGVVAFVSLFARRREARTLDWRRVLPAAVVVLLMAVYALSSRVTWLGQPVADLGSLYAPLVKATNAFRASGRFVWPLHYLLVVGAVLLVARLWRGVPAVAVGALAVALALQAYDVREDKSALFKPVRFHRLKSAEWDALKGPYQHLALFPPQVQWVCRYDEPLVNALAYQAYRLKLTFNSGYASRTPEALAAECRAQLPTGGLDASTAYVVLPPHVQPFLDAGANCGLVEDLPVCVVGSNTDAFAQGLARQPRR from the coding sequence TTGAGCGAGTCCGCCCCCTCCCTGAGTCCCCCGCCCGCCGCGTCCACCTCCCACCGGGCCCTCGTCGTGGCGCGAGCGCTGGCGGTGCTCGGCGGGCTGGGCTGGTTCCTGTGGCTGGGCGGCGGGCCGGTGCTGCCGCCCACGCGCATCGACTGGATGATGCGCGAGGACTGGGCCGCGCACATCTTCGGCTGGCTCTTCTTCCGCAACGCGGACTGGACGCTGCCCCTGGGCGCGGCGCCCAACCACTTCTACCCGTACGGCTCGTCGGTGGCGCTCACGGACGGCAACCCGTGGCTGGCGCTGCTCTTCAAGCCCCTGTCGCCGCTGTTGCCCGTGGACTTCCAATACACCGGGCCGTGGCTGGCCCTGTGCTACGCGCTGATGGGGTACTTCGGCGCGCGGCTGGTGGAGACGGTGTCTCCGCGTCCGGTGCCCATGGTGCTGGGCGGCACGCTGCTGGCGCTGTCACCGGTGATGGCGGCGCGCTTCGGCCACCCCACGCTGTGCGCGCACTGGCTGCTGCTGGCCCTGCTGTGGCTCAACCTGCGGGACATCCCGGACGCGCGCACCGCGACGCGGAGCCTGGGCCTCGCGGCCCTCTTCAACGCCATCGCGTCAGGCACCCACCCGTACTGGGTGGGCATGCTGATGCCGCTGACGCTGTCGCTCGGGGTGCGGCTCGCCTGGAGCCGGAAACTCGGCCCCGCGCGCGTCGCGGCCCTGTGCGCGGGCATCGCGGCGCTGGACGTGGGGCTGTTCGCCCTCTTCGGCTACTTCGGCGGCGGCGGGCTGGGCGCGGAGGGCTTCGGGGAGTTCTCCGCGGACCTGGCCACGCTGGTGAACCCCATGGGTTGGGGCCGCTTGCTGCCGGACCTGCCCGCCGCGCCCCGGCAGGGCGAGGGCTTCGGCTACCTGGGCGCGGGGGCGCTGCTGCTCGGCGTCGTGGCTTTCGTGAGCCTGTTCGCGCGCAGGCGGGAGGCGCGCACGCTGGACTGGCGCCGGGTGCTGCCCGCGGCGGTGGTGGTGCTGCTCATGGCCGTCTACGCGCTGTCGTCGCGCGTGACGTGGCTGGGCCAGCCGGTGGCGGACCTGGGCTCGCTGTACGCGCCGCTGGTGAAGGCGACGAACGCGTTCCGCGCCTCCGGTCGCTTTGTCTGGCCGCTGCACTACCTGCTCGTCGTCGGCGCGGTGCTGCTGGTGGCGCGCCTGTGGCGTGGCGTGCCCGCCGTGGCCGTGGGCGCGCTGGCGGTGGCGCTGGCGCTCCAGGCGTACGACGTGCGCGAGGACAAGAGCGCCCTCTTCAAGCCCGTGCGCTTCCATCGCCTGAAGTCCGCGGAGTGGGACGCGCTGAAGGGCCCCTACCAACACCTGGCCCTCTTCCCGCCGCAGGTGCAGTGGGTGTGCCGCTATGACGAACCGCTGGTGAACGCGCTGGCGTATCAGGCGTACCGGCTGAAGCTGACGTTCAACAGCGGCTACGCGTCGCGCACGCCGGAGGCACTGGCGGCGGAGTGCCGCGCGCAGCTGCCTACGGGTGGCCTGGACGCGAGCACCGCGTACGTCGTCCTGCCGCCGCACGTGCAGCCCTTCCTCGACGCGGGCGCCAACTGTGGCCTCGTGGAGGACCTGCCGGTGTGCGTGGTGGGGAGCAACACGGATGCGTTCGCGCAGGGGCTCGCGCGTCAGCCCCGCCGTTGA
- a CDS encoding chemotaxis protein CheC — MSPPLPSDAQLDALREVANIGCGHGANALARLVGGRVDLSIPEVRVTDATQGPALFADDAPAVAVRLGMTGELRGALVLALPSVDAEALETALVRGHPASPEERESALAEAANILASACLSAIGRLTGWRLLPSVPQLQRGPVRPVLAGVLGDVEPGPGVVLAARFSASGPTPLGGQMLLVLERGSAQALLSRLGL; from the coding sequence GTGAGCCCCCCCCTGCCCAGTGACGCGCAGCTCGACGCCCTGCGCGAGGTGGCCAACATCGGCTGTGGACACGGCGCCAACGCCCTGGCCCGGCTGGTGGGTGGCCGCGTGGACCTGTCCATCCCCGAGGTGCGCGTCACGGACGCCACCCAGGGCCCCGCGCTCTTCGCGGACGACGCCCCCGCCGTCGCCGTGCGCCTGGGCATGACGGGAGAGCTGCGCGGCGCGCTGGTGCTGGCGCTGCCGTCCGTGGACGCGGAGGCGTTGGAGACCGCGCTGGTGCGAGGCCACCCCGCGTCCCCCGAGGAGCGCGAGAGCGCCCTTGCCGAGGCGGCGAACATCCTCGCTAGCGCGTGCCTGTCCGCCATCGGGCGGTTGACGGGCTGGCGGCTGCTGCCCTCCGTGCCCCAGCTCCAGCGCGGGCCGGTGCGGCCGGTGCTGGCGGGCGTGCTGGGCGACGTGGAGCCGGGGCCGGGCGTGGTGCTGGCGGCGCGCTTCTCGGCTTCGGGGCCCACGCCGCTGGGCGGACAGATGCTGCTGGTGCTGGAGCGCGGGAGCGCCCAGGCGCTGCTGTCCCGGCTGGGCCTCTAG
- the larC gene encoding nickel pincer cofactor biosynthesis protein LarC: MRRILYLEPVGGIAGDMFLAAGIDLGVSPDAIAQALSGLNVPGWKLAVSRAVRHAISGTHLDVVLDAKEAHPHRAYADIRQLIEAAPTLPERAKARALAVFRAIGEAEAKVHGVSIDEIHFHEVGAVDSIVDICGAAVVLELLGDPEVHAAPPPLGSGTIRVAHGQMPIPVPATLELLRDVPVRFEGVGELTTPTGAALLKVLTKIGHPPDFIVEKVGYGVGTKDFRDRPNVLRASLGRVETQATEGLWVVEANLDDATPQLLAHLVERLLEVGAKDAWVAPVVMKKGRPAHLLGALVEGGLREAVVDVLLRESTSLGVRYHRVERHALERDFVEVDTPWGKVRVKRGLRDGRVLNAHPEFDDCVRLARAAGVPVKQVMAAAMAALTP, from the coding sequence ATGCGGCGCATCCTCTACCTGGAGCCCGTGGGCGGCATCGCCGGGGACATGTTCCTGGCGGCGGGCATCGACCTGGGCGTGTCGCCGGACGCGATTGCGCAGGCGCTGTCCGGCCTCAACGTGCCGGGCTGGAAGCTGGCGGTGTCGCGCGCGGTTCGCCACGCCATCAGCGGCACGCACCTGGACGTGGTGCTGGACGCGAAGGAGGCGCACCCGCACCGCGCCTACGCGGACATCCGCCAGCTGATTGAAGCCGCGCCCACGCTGCCGGAGCGCGCGAAGGCGCGGGCCCTGGCGGTGTTCCGCGCCATCGGCGAGGCCGAGGCGAAGGTGCACGGCGTGTCCATCGACGAAATCCACTTCCATGAAGTGGGCGCGGTGGACTCCATCGTGGACATCTGCGGCGCCGCCGTGGTGCTGGAGCTGCTGGGCGACCCGGAGGTGCACGCCGCGCCGCCGCCGCTGGGCAGCGGCACCATCCGGGTGGCGCACGGCCAGATGCCCATCCCCGTGCCCGCGACGCTGGAGTTGCTGCGCGACGTACCCGTGCGCTTCGAGGGCGTGGGCGAGCTGACGACGCCCACGGGCGCCGCGCTGCTCAAGGTGCTGACGAAGATTGGCCACCCGCCGGACTTCATCGTGGAGAAGGTGGGCTACGGCGTGGGGACGAAGGACTTCCGCGACCGGCCCAACGTGCTGCGCGCGTCGCTGGGCCGCGTGGAGACGCAGGCCACCGAAGGGCTGTGGGTGGTGGAGGCGAACCTGGATGACGCCACGCCGCAGCTCCTGGCGCACCTGGTGGAGCGGCTGCTGGAGGTGGGCGCGAAGGACGCGTGGGTGGCCCCGGTGGTGATGAAGAAGGGCCGGCCGGCGCACCTGTTGGGCGCGCTGGTGGAGGGCGGCCTGCGCGAGGCGGTGGTGGACGTGCTGTTGCGTGAGTCCACGTCGCTGGGCGTGCGCTACCACCGGGTGGAGCGCCACGCGCTGGAGCGCGACTTCGTGGAGGTGGACACGCCCTGGGGCAAGGTCCGCGTGAAGCGCGGCCTGCGGGACGGCCGGGTGCTCAACGCGCACCCGGAGTTCGACGACTGCGTCCGGCTGGCCCGGGCCGCGGGCGTGCCGGTGAAGCAGGTGATGGCCGCCGCGATGGCGGCCCTCACGCCCTGA
- the thiL gene encoding thiamine-phosphate kinase yields the protein MPGEFDLIQRFLACFPRARVPVGPGDDCAVLAPSKGALCVTTDAVVEDVHFTRATFSAADIGHKALAVNLSDLAAMGATPRWFVCALALPRDFPARELSAMGRGMAALAKAHRIMLVGGNFTSAREVSVTLTVTGELSHAPITRSGARPGDLLYVSGTLGDARLGLQHLQAGVRRGAAVRRQRRPEPRIALGKLAARFASAGMDVSDGLAQDLGHLCAASRVGVELELDRLPLSPAVRAALGPEGALRGGEDYELLLAVPPSRMQAFERACARAGQKVTRMGVLTQEQTLRIRDAGGHLLTPPTGFDHFARSSRQIRPDD from the coding sequence ATGCCCGGCGAGTTCGACCTCATCCAACGCTTCCTCGCCTGCTTCCCGCGCGCGCGGGTGCCGGTGGGCCCGGGGGACGACTGCGCCGTGCTCGCCCCGTCCAAGGGTGCGCTGTGCGTCACCACCGACGCCGTGGTGGAGGACGTGCACTTCACCCGCGCGACGTTCTCCGCCGCGGACATCGGCCACAAGGCGCTCGCGGTGAACCTGTCGGACCTAGCCGCCATGGGCGCCACGCCGCGCTGGTTCGTCTGCGCGCTCGCGCTGCCCCGGGACTTCCCCGCCCGTGAGCTGTCCGCCATGGGCCGGGGCATGGCCGCGCTCGCGAAGGCCCACCGCATCATGCTCGTGGGCGGCAACTTCACCTCCGCGCGCGAGGTGTCCGTCACCCTCACCGTCACCGGGGAGCTGTCCCACGCGCCCATCACCCGCTCGGGCGCCCGGCCCGGCGACCTCCTCTATGTCTCCGGCACGCTGGGCGACGCGCGCCTGGGACTCCAGCACCTCCAGGCCGGCGTCCGGCGGGGCGCGGCCGTGAGGCGCCAGCGCCGCCCCGAGCCCCGCATCGCCCTGGGGAAGCTGGCCGCGCGCTTCGCCTCCGCCGGGATGGACGTGTCGGATGGACTGGCGCAGGACCTGGGCCACCTGTGCGCCGCGTCCCGGGTGGGCGTGGAACTGGAGCTGGACCGGCTGCCCCTGTCGCCCGCCGTGCGCGCGGCGCTGGGGCCGGAGGGTGCCTTGCGGGGAGGGGAGGACTACGAACTGCTACTCGCCGTCCCACCTTCGCGCATGCAGGCGTTCGAGCGTGCGTGCGCCCGCGCCGGGCAAAAGGTGACGCGCATGGGAGTGCTCACCCAGGAGCAGACGTTGCGAATTCGAGACGCGGGGGGGCATCTTCTGACCCCTCCGACGGGATTCGATCACTTCGCCCGGTCAAGCAGGCAGATCCGGCCGGATGATTGA
- a CDS encoding methyl-accepting chemotaxis protein, with amino-acid sequence MRRPLRDDPSSGLTPRREPVQRLLRAVDGPKAVREQSLHRKITTGYILLGLLLGTWLLCTESLFDASWGRWSFIIRVGVGVLITFGGATFLPSLLARVTRVKVLSRSAFEISQGDLSKPVAAEVHSTRDEIDELTGAISRMQENLRELVGKIQDTAKSVADTAIDLQRSAENVNGSTEEVGSSMEKIASGAETQSQLVSQASKVITEMAGSIQRTAASALDAARTSAETSSSAEDGSKAARLAGDKVKKVFNRIESASQQVFAFGEKTQEISKIVDAITQVAQQTNLLALNATIEAARAGEYGRGFAVVADEVRKLAESAGRSAEQISRLARDISGQSTSVVSAMKEGIAELAEGREDLTDIMRSMGAITDTARKGAEKVTLISDSTRDQMKGSEEMVKAIEEIKLVAKNNASSTEAIQAVIQEQTAAVSRMTSLASELTNLSVELQSVVRSFRLGP; translated from the coding sequence GTGCGCCGCCCCCTTCGCGACGACCCCTCCTCTGGCCTCACCCCCCGACGCGAGCCGGTGCAGCGACTGCTGCGCGCCGTCGATGGCCCCAAGGCGGTTCGCGAGCAGTCCCTGCACCGGAAGATCACCACCGGCTACATCCTGCTGGGCCTGCTGCTGGGCACGTGGCTGCTCTGCACGGAGAGCCTCTTCGACGCGTCCTGGGGCCGCTGGAGCTTCATCATCCGGGTGGGCGTGGGCGTGCTCATCACCTTTGGCGGCGCCACCTTCCTGCCGTCGCTGCTGGCGCGCGTCACCCGCGTGAAGGTGCTCAGCCGCTCCGCCTTCGAGATTTCCCAGGGTGATTTGTCCAAGCCCGTGGCCGCGGAGGTGCACAGCACCCGCGACGAAATCGACGAGCTGACGGGCGCCATCTCCCGCATGCAGGAGAACCTGCGCGAGCTGGTGGGCAAGATTCAAGACACCGCCAAGAGCGTGGCGGACACCGCCATCGACCTTCAGCGCAGCGCGGAGAACGTCAACGGGTCCACGGAGGAAGTGGGCTCGTCGATGGAGAAGATCGCCAGCGGCGCGGAGACCCAGTCGCAGCTGGTGTCGCAGGCCTCCAAGGTCATCACGGAGATGGCCGGCAGCATCCAGCGCACGGCGGCCAGCGCCCTGGACGCGGCCCGCACGTCCGCGGAGACCAGCAGCAGCGCGGAGGACGGCTCCAAGGCGGCGCGGCTCGCGGGCGACAAGGTGAAGAAGGTCTTCAACCGCATCGAGTCCGCCAGCCAGCAGGTGTTCGCCTTCGGCGAGAAGACGCAGGAGATTTCGAAGATCGTCGACGCCATCACCCAGGTGGCGCAGCAGACGAACCTCCTGGCCCTCAACGCCACCATCGAAGCGGCGCGCGCGGGCGAGTACGGCCGCGGCTTCGCGGTGGTGGCGGATGAAGTGCGCAAGCTGGCGGAGAGCGCCGGCCGCTCCGCGGAGCAGATTTCCCGCCTGGCGCGCGACATCTCCGGCCAGTCCACCTCCGTCGTCAGCGCCATGAAGGAAGGCATCGCGGAGCTGGCCGAGGGCCGTGAGGACCTCACCGACATCATGCGCTCCATGGGGGCCATCACCGACACCGCCCGCAAGGGCGCGGAGAAGGTGACGCTCATCTCCGACAGCACCCGCGACCAGATGAAGGGCAGCGAGGAGATGGTGAAGGCCATCGAGGAGATCAAGCTCGTGGCGAAGAACAACGCCAGCTCCACGGAGGCCATCCAGGCCGTCATCCAGGAGCAGACGGCCGCGGTGTCGCGGATGACGTCGCTGGCGAGCGAGCTGACCAACCTCTCCGTGGAGCTGCAGAGCGTGGTGCGCAGCTTCCGCCTGGGGCCCTGA
- a CDS encoding VOC family protein — protein sequence MTKHAAGTVSWVDLAAWDLEKAQDFYGALFGWTFDPTSKENGYYTMARKNGQHVAAMMPRPSDAPFPPAWNTYFAVESVGRSVARLKELGGKVMMEPMDVMQAGRMAFCADNTGAAFGFWQPNLFNGAGLVNEPGAMTWHEANTRDGAKAVAFYKDLFGMTADKMPEERMQYWVLKKDGRETAGVMQLDDKTPAEVPPHWRVTFSVANTDEAAATVTAKGGKVIMPPFDSPYGRIAVVTDPGGAAFGVITLAQPA from the coding sequence ATGACGAAGCACGCTGCGGGGACGGTGTCCTGGGTGGACCTGGCGGCCTGGGACCTGGAGAAGGCCCAAGACTTCTATGGAGCGCTGTTCGGCTGGACGTTCGACCCCACGTCCAAGGAGAACGGCTACTACACGATGGCCCGCAAGAACGGCCAGCACGTGGCGGCGATGATGCCGCGCCCCAGTGACGCGCCGTTCCCGCCGGCATGGAACACCTACTTCGCCGTGGAGAGCGTGGGCCGCTCCGTCGCCCGCCTGAAGGAGCTGGGCGGCAAGGTGATGATGGAGCCCATGGACGTCATGCAGGCGGGGCGCATGGCCTTCTGTGCGGACAACACCGGCGCGGCCTTCGGCTTCTGGCAGCCGAACCTGTTCAATGGCGCGGGCCTGGTGAACGAGCCCGGCGCCATGACCTGGCACGAGGCCAACACGCGCGATGGCGCGAAGGCCGTGGCCTTCTACAAGGACCTCTTCGGCATGACGGCGGACAAGATGCCAGAGGAGCGGATGCAGTACTGGGTCCTGAAGAAGGACGGCAGGGAGACGGCCGGCGTGATGCAGCTCGACGACAAGACGCCCGCCGAGGTGCCGCCCCACTGGAGGGTCACCTTCTCCGTGGCCAACACCGACGAGGCCGCGGCCACCGTCACCGCCAAGGGCGGCAAGGTCATCATGCCGCCGTTCGACTCACCCTACGGCCGCATCGCCGTCGTCACCGACCCCGGCGGCGCGGCCTTCGGCGTCATCACCCTGGCGCAGCCGGCTTAG
- a CDS encoding chemotaxis protein CheW yields MRHVIFRVEKERYGLPLSAVREVVVPPERYTRVPRAPAAITGVMNLRGRVVTVVELRQLLHLPEGPTPLCRVVLLDRGRRDLGLLVTDVDGIEAVERVSAAPGKAMPAVRGVARLGGLGVTVLDPEGLDAAVVALFTPSK; encoded by the coding sequence GTGCGGCACGTCATCTTCCGGGTCGAGAAGGAACGCTACGGGTTGCCCTTGTCGGCCGTCCGGGAGGTCGTGGTCCCCCCGGAGCGCTACACCCGTGTACCGCGGGCCCCGGCCGCCATCACCGGGGTGATGAACCTGCGCGGCCGGGTGGTGACGGTGGTGGAGCTCCGCCAGCTGCTCCACCTGCCAGAAGGTCCCACGCCCCTGTGCCGTGTCGTGCTACTGGACCGGGGTCGCAGGGATTTGGGCCTCCTTGTGACGGATGTGGACGGCATCGAAGCGGTGGAGCGCGTCAGCGCCGCGCCGGGCAAGGCCATGCCCGCGGTTCGCGGCGTTGCCCGCCTGGGCGGTCTGGGAGTGACCGTGCTGGATCCGGAAGGACTTGATGCGGCGGTCGTTGCCTTGTTCACTCCCTCCAAGTGA
- a CDS encoding response regulator, whose translation MAKRVLVVDDAIFMRNMIKDIFASGGFEVVGEAANGLEAVEKFKELKPDLTTMDIVMPFKSGIEATREIIKADSSAVVIMCSALGQESLVMEAIEAGASDFIVKPFRAEDVLAVVKKVLGEA comes from the coding sequence ATGGCTAAGCGGGTGCTGGTCGTCGACGACGCCATCTTCATGCGCAACATGATCAAGGACATCTTTGCGTCTGGAGGGTTCGAGGTCGTCGGTGAGGCGGCCAACGGCCTGGAGGCCGTGGAGAAGTTCAAGGAGTTGAAGCCGGACCTCACGACGATGGACATCGTGATGCCCTTCAAGAGCGGCATTGAAGCCACGCGGGAAATCATCAAGGCCGACAGCAGCGCGGTCGTCATCATGTGCTCGGCGCTCGGACAGGAGAGCCTGGTGATGGAGGCCATCGAGGCGGGTGCCTCGGACTTCATCGTCAAGCCGTTCCGGGCGGAGGACGTGCTGGCGGTCGTGAAGAAGGTGCTGGGCGAGGCCTGA